From the genome of Labedella gwakjiensis:
CGGGATCGGCGGACTGCGCGGCGGGTACGAGTACGGCCGCAGCGCGAACCCCACCCGTACGGCGCTCGAGAAGCAACTCGCCGCGCTCGAGGGCGGAGCGCACGGCCTCGCCTTCTCGTCGGGCCTCGCAGCCGAGGACGCGCTCCTGCGTGCCGTGGTCCGCCCGGGCGACCACATCGTGATCGGCAACGACGTCTACGGAGGCACCTACCGGCTCGTCAGCCGGATCTTCGGCGCCTGGGGCGTCGAGCACACCGTCGTCGACCTGGGTGACCTGCGCGCCGTGCAGAAGGCGATCCGCCCCGAGACGAAGGTGCTGTGGGTGGAGACGCCCTCGAACCCGCTCATGAAGGTGAGCGACATCGCCGAGCTCACGGAGATCGCCCGCGCCGCGGGTGTTCTCGCCGTCGTCGACAACACGTTCGCGTCACCGGCGCTGCAGCGCCCGCTCGGCCTCGGCGCCGACGTCGTCGTGCACTCCACGACGAAGTACATCGGAGGCCACTCCGACGTCATCGGCGGGGCCCTCGTTCTGGACGACGACGAGCTCGAGGAGAAGGTGCGCTTCCTGCAGTTCGCGGCCGGCGCCATCGCCGCCCCGATGGAGGCGTGGCTCACCACTCGCGGGATCAAGACGCTCGACGTGCGCATGCAGCGCCACTCGGAGAACGCGGGTCGCCTCGCCGAGTTCCTCGACGGGCACCCGGCGATCGAGACGGTGTACTACCCCGGCCTCGCCTCGCACCCGGGTCACGCGCTCGCGGCCGCGCAGATGTCGCGGTTCGGCGGGATGCTCTCGATCGCGGTCGTTGGCGGCGAGCGGGTCGCTCGGCGGTTCGCCGAGAAGACCCGTCTGTTCCAGCTCGCGGAGTCGCTCGGGGGAGTGGAGTCCCTCGTGAACTACCCGTCGCTCATGACCCACGCGTCGGTCGCGGGAACCGAGCTCGCCGTGCCCGAGAACGTCGTGCGACTGTCCGTGGGCCTCGAGGACGGCGACGAGCTGATCGCCGACGTCGACCGAGCCCTCGCCCGCGCGGTCAAGCAGCGCTGACCCGAGCGGGCTCCCGCAGCCCGTCCGACGACCTCCCGGGCGACCGGATCGGTGCAGGGGCTGGTTGCGACTCGAAACGATTCGATACACTGGGAACGAGCAGCGACTCCCTCGGGCCCTGACGTGGCGCGTCGCTCGATCCGCTCCCCTCCGCCTCCTGCCTGAAAGCCGTTTCGTGACGACCGTCGTTCACCCCGGCGATTCGCTGTCCCGCCGACAGCGCGTCGTGTACATCCTCGTTCTCGGCGCCCTCACCGCGCTCGGTCCGTTCACCATCGACCTTTACCTCCCGGCCTTCCCCGTGCTCGAGGACGACCTCAACGTGAGCGCCGCCCTCATCCAGCTCACACTCACCGGCACGACCGTCGGATTCGCGGTGGGCCAGCTCTTCATGGGGCCGTGGAGCGACAAGGTCGGCCGACGCCTTCCTCTCCTCCTCGCGACGAGCGTGCACATCGTCGCGTCCATCGGCGTGATCCTGTCGCCCGACATCGTCTGGCTCGGTGTGTTCCGCGTCCTCCAAGGCGCGGGGGCGGCCGCTGGCGGCGTCGTCGCCATGGCGATGGTGCGCGACCTCTTCGGGGGAAAGCCGCTCGTGCGCATGCTCTCCCGCCTCGCCCTCGTCAACGGGCTCGCGCCGATCCTCGCCCCCGTCATCGGCTCGCAGCTGCTGCTCTTCACGGACTGGAGGGGACTGTTCGTCTTCCTCGCCGTGTACGGCGCTCTCGTCGTGACGGCCGTCGCCCTGTTCATCGTGGAGACCCACCCGCCGGCCCGCCGGGCGGAGGCCGGGCATAGCACGATGGGTCAGCGCTACCGCGCGCTCTTCAGCGATCGTGCCTACATCGGCGTCGCCCTCATCGGAGGCATGACCTTCTCCGGGCTCTTCGCCTACCTGTCGTCGTCGTCGTTCCTCTTCCAGGAACAGTTCGGACTCGACGCGCAGCAGTACGGCCTGCTCTTCGCGGTGAACTCGATCGGCATCGTGATCGGCGTGCAGATCTCGTCGCGCGTGATGCGTCGGTATGGCCCGCAATGGATCCTCGCCTGCACGACGGCCGTTCATGTGCTGACGGCGACGACGATCGTCGTCCTCGCGCAGACCGATGCCGGACTCCCCGGAATCCTCGTCCCGCTCTTCTTCTACATCATGGCGTGCGGGTTCTCGTTCCCCGCCGTGCAGGTGCTCGGCCTCGCGAACCACGCGAAAGAAGCGGGCACGGCCGCGTCCCTGCTCGGCGCGCTCAACTTCGGCCTCGCCGGGGTGATCTCCCCGATCGTCGGCGTCCTCGGCATCTCGGCGACGGCCATGGGCTCCGTGATGCTCGGAACGGCGCTCGTCGCGGTCTTCTCGATCTGGGTCATCGTCCGTCCCCGGACCGTCCCGGCCCTCGGCAACTGACGGACGCGCGTCGATACCGCCGTCGCCCGGACGCGACGGCGGGTAGCGTGGGGTGATGGCCCCGCGCAGACGCTCCACCGGCATCCTCGTCGGGGTCGGCCTCGCGCTCATCGCCGCGGCGGCCGTCTGGGGAGTGCTGATCGCTGCCGGGATCGTCGCAGAGCCCAACGCGTTCGACTCCTGGTGGTCCACGATCGCGACGGCGATGCGCTCGCCCGCGACGGTGACGATCGCCCTCGGGTTGAACCTGCTCGGTCGCGGGATCGTCGCGACCCTCGTGGTGCCGGCGGTGCTCGTACTCGTCCTGCTCGTCGCTCGCCGGCCGGGGTCCGCGGTGACGCTCGTGGCCGCGCTCGCTCTGACGTGGGGTGCCACGCGGGTGCTCAAGTCGGTGGTCGCTCGGGACCGACCGGAGGACATGCTCGTGGAGAGCGACTTCGGCTCCTTCCCCTCCGGCCATGCCTCGAACGCGGCGGCCGTGGCGACGGTGTTCTTCCTGCTGATCCGCTCGGCCTGGATCCGCATCGTCGCTGTCGTCTACGTCCTCGCCATGATGTGGTCGCGCACGCTGCTCGGCGCCCACTGGGCCACCGATGTGGTGGCTGGAGTGCTCGTCGGCACCGGTGTCGCGATCGTGGTGGTGACGCTCGCAGCGCCGCTCGTGCGGCGGGAACCCCTCGGGAGGCGATCCCGTGGCTGATCTCGACTCCGCGCACTCGGCCGCCGAACGGGCGGCGGCGCGCGCCGACGTGGAGATCGTCGAGGTGTCGACGCCGGGAGAGGCGGCGGCCACCGTCGACATGTTCTCCGCGACCTGGGGTGAGGGTCGAGGGGCCGACCCGTCGACGCTGCAGGCGATCGCGCATGCGGGCAACCCCGTGCTCCTCGCTCGGCGCGGTGACGCCGTGCTCGGTGCGCTCTTCTCGTTCATGGGGTGGCACGGCGGTCTCCACGTCCATTCGCACATGACGGCCGTCGCGCCGCAACTGCGGTCCGGCGGCGTCGGCCTCGCTCTCAAGCTCGCCCAGCGCGCACAGTGCCTCGAGCACGGCATCACCGAGGTGCGGTGGACCTACGATCCGCTCATCCGCCGCAACGCGCGCTTCAACCTGTGGAAGCTCGGCGCCGACGTGGTCGCCTTCCACCCCGACTTCTACGGAGTGCTCGACGACGCGATCAACGGGACGGATCGCAGCGACCGCTTCGAGGTGAGCTGGCGTTTGGACGCGCCAGAGGTGGATCGTGCGTATTCGGGGTCGGCGCGTCTCGACGCCATCCCGACTCGACGCGACGACCTCGCCCTTCCTGACGACTTCGAATCGCTGCGCCGAACGGATCCGGCGGCCGCAGCGCTGCTCCGGGAGCGAAGCAGGACACGAATCGCCGACGCCGTCGGCGCGGGATCGTCCGTGCGGTTCACGGGAACGGGATACGTCTTCGACCGCGCTGACGGCGCGGACGACGAGGAGGAGACACGATGAGGATCGACCGCATCGAACTGCACACGATCGGGATGCCGCTCGTCCGGCCGTTCGAGACGAGCTTCGGACGCCAGACGGAGAGGGAGGTGCTGCTCGCCCATGTGATCGCGGATGGCGTCGACGGGTGGGGCGAGTGCGTTGCGGGCACCACGCCCGACTACAGCTCGGAGTACGTGGCCGGTTGCGCCGTCGTGATCGAGCGCTTCCTCGCTCCCGTCCTCCTGAGCGCCCCCGACGTGACGGCCGATGCGCTCGACGACCTCTTCGCCGGCGTGATCGGTCATCGAATGGCGAAGGCGACGCTCGAGGCTGCCGTGCTCGACGCCGAGCTCCGCTCGACCGGCACCTCCTTCGGCGAACGACTCGGAGCCGCGCGCGACCGCGTGGAATGCGGCGTCTCCGTGGGCATCAGCCCCGACATCGAGACCCTGCTCGCCGAGGTCGACGGTTATGTCGAGGAGGGGTATCGGCGCATCAAACTCAAGATCAAGCCGGGCTGGGACCTCGAACCCGTCGCACGGGTGCGGGAACGCATCGGTACGCTCCCGCTGCAGGTGGACGCGAACACCGCCTACACACTCGACCACGTCGACCACCTGCGCCGATTGGACGAGTACGGTCTGCTCCTGATCGAGCAGCCCTTCGTGGAGGAGGACATCGCCGCGCACGTGCTCCTGGCCGACTCGATCGAGACCCCCGTGTGCCTCGACGAGTCGATCACGTCGACCGCCATCGCGATCGACGCGATCGAGCGCGGCGCGACGAGCATCGTGAACATCAAGCCGGGTCGCGTGGGCGGATACCTCGAGGCCGTGTCGATCCACGACGCGTGCCGTTCCCTCGACGTGCCCGTGTGGTGCGGCGGAATGCTCGAGACCGGCGTCGGTCGCGCTATGAACGTGGCGCTCGCCGCGCTCCCCGGGTTCGTGCTCCCCGGCGACACGAGTGCGTCCGGACGGTACTTCGCCGAGGACCTCACGGAGCCGTTCGTGCTCGACGACGGATACCTCGACGTGCCGACGGGACCGGGATCCGGCGTGGAGGTGCGGACGGAACTCCTCACACGGTGGTCCATCGCCGAACCGCTCGTGCTCACGCGACCATAGGATGACCGACATGGCTGCGACCGACGACGGTGTGCCCGTGACCGACCCCTCCTCCGATGCGCACGCGCGAGCGCACGAGCTCGCGGCCGCCGCGGAACGCGCACAGGCCGCGGCGCATGAGGCGATGAGGCTCGCGGAGGACGCCGCGCGTGCGGCCCGTGAGGCGCTCACCGCCGCGGGGATCGCCCCGGTGCCGGCGTCGTCGGAGGCGACCGCTGACACGCTCGCGACCACGGCGTCGACCGCTGCTCCGACCCCTCCGACGGCTCCGACCCCTCCGACGGCTCCGACTCCTCAGACGGCTCCGGCCGCTGCTGCGGGGCCGACGCCGACGGACGGACCACTGGACGAGGACGAGCTCGCCGCGATCTCCTCCGGGTACGCCACGGCGGGAGCCGCCCTCGAACTCGGTGCCGTGGTGAACGGTGACGCGGTCCCGTCGGTGCAGGTGCGCATCCCGATCTCGATGACCAACCGACATGGTCTCATCGCCGGGGCGACGGGCACAGGCAAGACGCGCACCCTCCAGGTCCTCCTCGAGCAGCTGTCGGCTGCGGGTGTCCCCGTGTTCGCCGCCGACATCAAGGGCGACCTCTCCGGCATCGCGACTCCGGGTGAGCCGAGCGAGAAGCTCCTCGCCCGCACGGCGGGAATCGGCCAGGAGTGGGCTCCGGCCTCGTACCCGACCGAGTTCTTCACTCTCGGCGGACGGGGTGCCGGTGTGCCGATCCGGGCGACCGTCGCGGGCTTCGGACCGCTGCTGCTGTCCAAAGCGCTCGGTCTCAATGCGACTCAGGAGTCGAGCCTCGGTTTGGTCTTCCACTATGCGGAGGACGCTGGGCTCCCGCTCCTCGACCTCGCCGATCTCCGCGCCGTCCTCACGTATCTCGTGAGCGACGACGGGAAGGCCGAGCTCGCGGACCTCGGCGGGCTCTCGAAGGCCACGGCCGGCGTCATCCTGCGCGAGCTGATCACCTTCGCCGACCGGGGAGCGGACGTGTTCTTCGGGGAGCCCGAGATCGACACGGCCGAGTTCCTCCGGCAGAGCGGGGACGGTCGAGGCATCGTGAGTCTGCTGGAGGTGCCGGGCGTCGCCGACCAGCCGGAACTGTATTCGACGTTCCTCATGTGGCTGCTCGCCGACCTGTTCAACGACCTTCCCGAGGTGGGTGACCTCGATCGCCCGAAGCTCGTGTTCTTCTTCGATGAGGCCCACCTGCTGTTCGCCGATGCGTCGAAGGACTTCCTCGCGCAGGTCGTGCGCACCGTGCGCCTCATCCGATCGAAGGGCGTCGGCATCTTCTTCGTCACGCAGACGCCGAAGGATCTGCCCTCCGACGTGCTCGCGCAGCTCGGGTCACGCATCCAGCACCAGCTGCGGGCGTTCACGCCGGAGGACGCGAAGGCGCTCACTGCGACGGTCTCGACGTATCCGACGTCCCCGTACGACCTCGCCGAAGTGCTCACGAGTCTCGGGACGGGTGAGGCGGTGGTGACCGTCATGAACGAGAAGGGAGCGCCGTCGCCGGTGGCCTGGACGCGGCTTCGCGCGCCGCTCGCCCTCATGTCGCCGACACCGGAGCCGGCGATGCAGGCGGCGGTCGCATCGTCGCCGCTGCTCGCGCGATACGGAACGGCCGTGGATCGCGAGTCGGCTCGTGAGCTGCTCACTGCTCGCCTCGAGGCGGCGACGGCGGAGACGCGCCGTGCCGACGCCGAGGCGGAGGCAGCGAAGGCCGAGGCCGAGTACGTGAAGCAGAAGGCCGCGATGGACAAGGCCGCGCGCGCGGCAGAGGAGAAGGCCAGGCGAGAATACGATCGGCTCCTCAAGAAGACGTCGGGCTCGTCGCGGCGTCCCAGCTCGCGCTCGTCGTCGACGTCCGTGCTCGAGCAGGTCCTCGGCTCGTCGGCGACGAAGACGATCCTCACGGGTGTGGTCGAGGGCATCTTCGGCACGAGGCGGCGGCGGTGACGGCGTGAGGATCCGCGAGATCACGGCGGCGGACCGGGACTCCGTCGCGCGCATCTGCCGACTGACCGGACGCGGGGGCGACGACGCCACGGGGGACTACCTCGACGACGACGTCCTCGCCGACGTGTATGCGACGCCGTACCTCGAGCACCCGTCGGGTTTCGGGGTCGTGGCCCTGGGGGAGTCGGGCGACGTGGTCGGATACCTGATCGGCACCACGGACACCGAGGGCTTCGCGCGATGGTTCGTCTCGGAGTGGTGGCCGAGGGTGAGCGGTTCCAAGGTGCCGCTGACCCCCGCGGACGTGTCGCTCTTCCGCGGAGCATCGGATCCCGACCGGATGCTCGTCTCCCACCGTGCGCGGTATCCCGCGCATCTCCACATCGACCTGCTCGAGGAGGCACGCGGAGCCGGCACGGGTCGGCGGCTCGTCGAGGCGGCAGTCGTCGTGCTTCGGGAGCGCGGTGTGACGGGCGTGCACCTCGTCGTGTCCGCCTCCAACGACGGCGCCATCGCCTTCTACGAGCGGACGGGCTTCACGGCACTGCTCGACGATGTCGGGACCGTGCCGGGGGACTCGATCGTCTACGCTCGCGACGTATCGCCGGGAGACGCCGGATCCGAGTGACCGGGAGCGGAGGGCCTTCGTGGCCGGCGATCAGCCGAGGCGCGTGGGCCGTCGTTCGAACCAGTAGAGCATGAGCGGGTTCGTCCGCTGCAGCTCGTCGAGGGTCAGTGCGTTCTCGACGTGTTCGACGGGCACCGTCACGAGGTGGCTCGCGACCTCGTGGATGGAGCGGGTCGACCAGAAGTCCCCGCGCATCCGCAGGAGGACGCGCCCGTCGGCGTCGAGGACGAAGAGCTGTCGGCGCGGCTCTGCGGCGAGCGTGCGGTGAAGGTCGAGCAGGACGGCGCGCGCCACCTTCTCGACGGGAATCCGGCGGGTGCCCGACATGAAGGTGCGCTCGACGAGGCGGGTGGGCGTGACGATCACGGCGATACGGAAGTACTGCACGACCGCGTAGAGGACGAGGACGACGACGATGATCGCGACGGCAGCGACCACGGGCCACGGGCCGTCAGGGATCGTGAGCCAGAAGAGGACGAGGAGGATCGGCGCCGTGAGCGAGAAGACGGCCACGAGCCCCTGTCCGAGCAGTCGTCGACGGAGGTGAACGGTGATCGACGTGTCCGTCGCGACGGTGTTCAGCATGGCTCCCTCTCCCCCCGGCTGCCCAGTCTGCCCGACTCTGAGGGGTCTTCACTATCCACCTTTTGGAGGACAACTCGACCCCCGTTCGGGGGAGAGGCGGGGCGAGGGCCACGGGAGGTGACGAGGATCGTTCGACGCGACGCCACGAGGCACCAGAAAGCACGACGCACCAGGAAATGCGATGCACCGGAGAACGCGATGCACAAGAGAAAGAGCCCGGCCGATGGCCGGGCTCCGGGGAGTGGTGGTTCTCTGTCTGGCGGAGGATGGGGGATTCGAACCCCCGAGGGCTTGCACCCAACACGCTTTCCAAGCGTGCGCCATAGGCCACTAGGCGAATCCTCCTGAGAGTCGCGGCGAACCACGACCCGGACCATCCTACCGGGTCGCGAACGTGCCCTGCGCCACGGTTCCCGGTCGGGCGGTCGAGCTCGCGAGGTCGAGCGTTCGCGCCGATTCGCGGCGCTCGCTCGCACGGTTTCGGCGCAATCGCTCGACATGGGGGAGGGGAGTGGGGCGACGGCGGGTCGTTGTAAGATGGTGGTCGGCTCCCCGCGTGGCGCCATCCAGGCCAACTCCCCCAGGGCGGAAACGCAGCAAGGGTAACCGGGCTCTGGCGGGTGCGCGGGGGGTCCTTTTCGTTTCTCCGTCTCCGATCCGATCCCTCCGCCGCTCCGGTTCACCTCTCGTCCACGTGCTTTTTCGACAGCGTGTAGAAGACGCCCAGGAGCCTCCTGTAGCGTTGTCACGAACCCCCGGACAACCGAAGGATGATCGTGGCCACGAGCGTGTACATCACATCGGCGGAGGGGCACACCGGGAAGTCGACGATCGCCCTCGGGCTCCTCGACCTGCTCTCCCATGAGGTGAAGCGTGTCGGTGTCTTCCGCCCCATCTCCCGTTCCGTTCAGGAGAGGGACTACGTCCTCGAGCTGCTCCTGCAGCACGACGGCGTCGACCTCGACTACGACGAGTGCATCGGCGTCGGCTACGACGACGTGCACGCGGACCCCGATGGTGCGCTCTCGCGCATCGTCCAGCGGTACAAGTCGGTCGAGGCGAAGTGCGACGCCGTCGTGATCCTCGGCTCCGACTACACCGACGTGGGCAGCCCGACCGAGCTCGGGTACAACGCGCGCATCGCCACGAACCTCGGCGCCCCGGTCCTCCTCGTTCTCGGCGGGCGTGAGGGGCAGGGGGCCGGCGAGCGACTCGGGCAGGGCAAGGCCCGGAGTCCCGAGCACATGCGACAGATCGCGGAGCTCGCCCTCGAGGAGATGCGCAATGCTCACGCCACCCTGCTCGCCGTGATCGCAAACCGCGCTGACGCCACGGACACCGCGGCCGTCGTCGCCGGCGTGGAACTCGCCAAGCCCGGCGTTCCCGTGTGGGCGATCCCGGAGGAGCCATACCTCGTGGCGCCGAGCATGGGGTCGATCATGGAATCGCTCGACGGCGAACTCCTCAAGGGCGACCCCGCGCTGCTCCAGCGCGAGGCGCTCGGCGTGGTCGTGGCCGGAATGGGCATGGTGAACGTGCTCCCGCGCCTCACGGAAGGTGCTGCCCTGGTCGTCGCGGGCGATCGCACGGAAGTGCTCCTCGCGGCCCTCATGGCGCAAGCCGCCGGCACCTTCCCGTCGATCGCCGGCATCGTGCTCAACGGTGGATTCGACCTGCCGGAGCCGATCGAGAAGCTCCTCGACGGGCTGCCGCAGACGCTGCCCATCATTCGCACCGGGCTCGGAACGTACGACACGATCGTCGCGATCACGTCGACGCGCGGTCGTCTCGCGGCGGACTCGCAGCGCAAGTACGACACCGCGCTCGCCCTCTTCGAGCAGCACGTCGACACGAAGGCCCTCGTCGACCTGCTGCAGGTGAGCAGGACCTCGGTCGTCACCCCTCTCATGTTCGAGTACGGACTGCTCGAACAGGCGCGCGCCGTCGACCGGCACATCGTGCTGCCGGAGGGGGAGGACGACCGTATCCTCCGCGCCGCGCACACGCTCCTGGCGCGCGACGTCGCCCGGCTCACCATCCTCGGCGAGCCGTTCGAGGTACGCTCGCGCGCGATCGAGCTCGGGCTCGACATCTCGCGGGCCGAGGTGCTCTCGCCGCACGACCCCGTGATGGCTCTCAAGTTCGCCGACGAGTACGCGCGGGTCCGCGCGCACAAGGGCGTGACGCTCGACCAGGCCCGAGACGTCGTGACCGACGTCTCCTACTTCGGCACCCTCATGGTCCACATGGGGCTCGCCGACGGCATGGTCTCCGGCGCCATCCACACGACGGCGCACACGATCCGTCCGGGGTTCGAGATCATCAAGACGTCGCCCGGCGTGAACGTGGTCTCGAGCGTGTTCCTCATGGCTCTCGAAGACCGCGTCCTCGTCTACGGCGACTGCGCCGTCGTGCCCGACCCGGACTCGTCGCAGCTCGCCGACATCGCGATCTCCTCCGCCGCCACGGCCTCCCAGTTCGGGATCGAACCCCGGATCGCGATGCTGTCGTACTCCACCGGTGAGTCGGGGTCCGGCGCCGACGTGGAGAAGGTGCGGGCGGCCACAGCACTCGTGCGCGAGCGCCGGCCCGACCTGCTCGTGGCGGGACCGATCCAGTACGACGCGGCGGCCGACGCCGCCGTGGCCGCGACGAAGATGCCCGACTCGGACGTCGCCGGCCGCGCGACGGTGTTCATCTTCCCCGACCTCAACACCGGCAACAACACGTACAAGGCCGTGCAGCGCTCCGCGGGTGCCGTGGCGATCGGCCCGGTGCTCCAGGGCCTCAACAAGCCGATCAACGACCTCTCGAGAGGGGCGACCGTGCAGGACATCGTCAACACGGTGGCGATCACGGCCATCCAGGCCGGCTCACCGTCGAAGTCGGCGGCGGCGTCATGAGCACCGTCCTCGTCGTCAACTCCGGATCGTCGTCGTTCAAGTACCAGCTGATCGACGTGGAGAACCGAACGGCTCTCGCATCCGGTCTCGTCGAGCGCATCGGCGAGGGAACGGGAAGGGTGAAGCACCGCGACGAGACCCGGTCGGACGGCGGCGAGTCCACCTGGGAGCGCGACGTCCCGATCACCGACCACACCGCCGGTTTCGGCGAGATGATCGCGAGCTTCGAGGAGCACGGTCCGTCGCTCGCGGAGAATCGCCCCGTCGCCGTCGGCCACCGGGTCGTCCACGGCGGACGCCGGTTCTTCGAGCCCACAGTGATCACCGACCTCGTGAAGATCAACATCGAGGATCTCTCCGACCTCGCGCCGCTCCACAACCCGGCGGCCGTGCAGGGCATAGACGCGGCGCAAGCCGCGTTCCCCGACGTTCCGCACGTCGCCGTGTTCGACACGGCGTTCCACCGCACGCTCTCGCCCGCCGCCTACACGTATGCGATCGACCGTGATCTCGCGGCGAAGCACCGCATCCGGCGCTACGGATTCCACGGCACGAGCCACAAGTACGTCTCGGAGGAGGCCGCACGCTTCCTCGGTCGACCGCTCGCGGACCTCGCGCAGATCGTCCTGCACCTCGGCAACGGGGCGTCGGTGACGGCCATCGACGGCGGTCGCTCGGTGGAGACCTCGATGGGGCTCACCCCGCTCGAAGGACTCGTGATGGGTTCGCGGTCCGGCGACCTCGACCCCGCCGTCCTCCTGCACCTCTCGCGGCGCGCGGGACTGTCGATCGACGAGCTCGACACGCTGCTCAACAAGAGGAGCGGGCTCACGGGTCTGGCCGGTGCGTCGGACATGCGCGACCTCATCGCCCGCGCGGAATCGGGGGACACGGTGGCGCGCGACGCCCTCGACGTCTACGTTCACCGCATCCGCCACTACGTCGGCGCGTACGCCGCCCACCTCGGCCGGCTCGACGTGATCGCGTTCACGGCGGGAGTGGGGGAGAACACCCCTCTCGTGCGTGCCGAGTCGCTCGGCGGTCTCGACATCCTCGGGATCCGCATCGATCCCGAGCGGAACACCTCCTCCGGTCGCGAGACGCGCGTGATCTCGACGGACGACTCCGCCGTCACTGTGCTCGTCGTGCCGACCGACGAGGAACTCGAGATCGCCATCCAGACGCTCTCGGCCGTGTCCTGAGGCGATGTCCCCTCGTCAGCTGCACCGCCAGCCGGTGGCGACGACGAGTCGGCCCGTCTGGGCGGGGGACGCCACGGGGCCCGTCCAGTTCTGCAGAGTCGCTCGCACGGTGATGGAGTAGGTCCCGGGGACGAGCAGTCCCTCGAGGAGCCCGCCCGAGATGACGAACGAGGTCGCTCCGGCCGGAGCCGCTCCCGTGTAGACGGGGGAGCCCGAGCTGTAGGTGACCGTGATCGTGTAGCCCGTCGGCGTGGGGCCGGACGGTGCCGTCCAGCCGATCCGGTAGTTCGCGAGCAGACCGAGGACCGACTCGATGGTGCACGTGAGTGCCGTCGGAGCAGCCAGACGCCCCGCGGTGATCATGCCGCCCGCGTGCTCTCGGTCCGTGAACGCCGCCTCCGTCACGGTCGTCTGCGGCAGGGTCAGCGCCGAGCACAGCGCGGCGGCCGTCCCGATCGCGGCGAGCCGCGATCGCATCCTGGACGGGTGGCGATCGTTCATCCGTCGCCTCCAGCGGAGGGAGTGACGGAGTCGTCCTCGTGGACCTCGTCGTGGCGCGGCCAGAACGCCCACGCCACGAGCACGGACGCGGCGAGTGTGACAGCGCCGAGCACGACCGGATTCGAGAACCACACGATCACCGAGGCGATGGACGGAATCGAGGCGAGCACGATCCGCACCGTCTCCACGGTGTACGGGAACGGGTCGGGTGACGCGTTCGCGTCCCCCTGCATCGTGATGGTGCGCGCTTCGGGGGATCCGTCGATGACGGAGACGCTCGTGACCCGGTGCGTCACGGGCAGATCACCGGGTCGATCCACGGTGACGACGTCCCCCACGAGGATCTCGTCCGCGGGTATCTGACGGACGACCGCGACGGATCCGGCCGGGATGGTCGGCGACATCGAGCCCGTCTTGAACATGACGAGCGTGATCTGGAAGGCGACGGAGAGCACGACGAGTGCGACGCACACGAGGCCTCCGACGGCGAGCAGGGTCAGAAAGGCGTCGCCGATCGCGTGGCGCGCGGGCCGTCGGGGGCGGACGTGTGCCCCCGACGGTCGTGCGGCACGCCGGCGTGTGGTGGTGCTCATGGTGCTCCGACGGTGGGTCAGGTGGCTGTCGCGAGGAACTGCCAGGTGGGGACGGCGCTCAGCCCCTGGACGGTGTTGTCGGCCGTGGTGGGCAGGGTGATCG
Proteins encoded in this window:
- the pta gene encoding phosphate acetyltransferase, whose protein sequence is MATSVYITSAEGHTGKSTIALGLLDLLSHEVKRVGVFRPISRSVQERDYVLELLLQHDGVDLDYDECIGVGYDDVHADPDGALSRIVQRYKSVEAKCDAVVILGSDYTDVGSPTELGYNARIATNLGAPVLLVLGGREGQGAGERLGQGKARSPEHMRQIAELALEEMRNAHATLLAVIANRADATDTAAVVAGVELAKPGVPVWAIPEEPYLVAPSMGSIMESLDGELLKGDPALLQREALGVVVAGMGMVNVLPRLTEGAALVVAGDRTEVLLAALMAQAAGTFPSIAGIVLNGGFDLPEPIEKLLDGLPQTLPIIRTGLGTYDTIVAITSTRGRLAADSQRKYDTALALFEQHVDTKALVDLLQVSRTSVVTPLMFEYGLLEQARAVDRHIVLPEGEDDRILRAAHTLLARDVARLTILGEPFEVRSRAIELGLDISRAEVLSPHDPVMALKFADEYARVRAHKGVTLDQARDVVTDVSYFGTLMVHMGLADGMVSGAIHTTAHTIRPGFEIIKTSPGVNVVSSVFLMALEDRVLVYGDCAVVPDPDSSQLADIAISSAATASQFGIEPRIAMLSYSTGESGSGADVEKVRAATALVRERRPDLLVAGPIQYDAAADAAVAATKMPDSDVAGRATVFIFPDLNTGNNTYKAVQRSAGAVAIGPVLQGLNKPINDLSRGATVQDIVNTVAITAIQAGSPSKSAAAS
- a CDS encoding acetate/propionate family kinase: MSTVLVVNSGSSSFKYQLIDVENRTALASGLVERIGEGTGRVKHRDETRSDGGESTWERDVPITDHTAGFGEMIASFEEHGPSLAENRPVAVGHRVVHGGRRFFEPTVITDLVKINIEDLSDLAPLHNPAAVQGIDAAQAAFPDVPHVAVFDTAFHRTLSPAAYTYAIDRDLAAKHRIRRYGFHGTSHKYVSEEAARFLGRPLADLAQIVLHLGNGASVTAIDGGRSVETSMGLTPLEGLVMGSRSGDLDPAVLLHLSRRAGLSIDELDTLLNKRSGLTGLAGASDMRDLIARAESGDTVARDALDVYVHRIRHYVGAYAAHLGRLDVIAFTAGVGENTPLVRAESLGGLDILGIRIDPERNTSSGRETRVISTDDSAVTVLVVPTDEELEIAIQTLSAVS
- a CDS encoding fibronectin type III domain-containing protein, translated to MNDRHPSRMRSRLAAIGTAAALCSALTLPQTTVTEAAFTDREHAGGMITAGRLAAPTALTCTIESVLGLLANYRIGWTAPSGPTPTGYTITVTYSSGSPVYTGAAPAGATSFVISGGLLEGLLVPGTYSITVRATLQNWTGPVASPAQTGRLVVATGWRCS
- a CDS encoding signal peptidase I, which translates into the protein MSTTTRRRAARPSGAHVRPRRPARHAIGDAFLTLLAVGGLVCVALVVLSVAFQITLVMFKTGSMSPTIPAGSVAVVRQIPADEILVGDVVTVDRPGDLPVTHRVTSVSVIDGSPEARTITMQGDANASPDPFPYTVETVRIVLASIPSIASVIVWFSNPVVLGAVTLAASVLVAWAFWPRHDEVHEDDSVTPSAGGDG